From the genome of Cyprinus carpio isolate SPL01 chromosome B24, ASM1834038v1, whole genome shotgun sequence:
tcttatgttaaataaaaaatctaatagcTCTCGATAATACAGATTAAAGATGTGGAATTTGAGCCTGTAATGCTTAAAAATAACATTCCTTGTGTCccttcagaataataataaaaaaaaaattcttaaagagATTTGCTGACCCTTAGAGAGTGTTTAATAATCCCTCTCTCTGATCCCTCTaacttgcagtcttttttttccATAGAGCTTTTTAGCTCACAATCTTGGACTGAGTCGACCTTTTGATATTGCAAAGTATGCTGCATCTTGGGATGAAATAAAAGGTCCACAGTCCAGCCCAGCAATCCGGGTCACAGAAACGTCATTTGGAGGAGTGCAGGCACAAGTGTTTGAGTCCACAGCAGCAGACCAAGAGCCTCGTTTGAAAAGAGGTGTGGTCTATTTCCATGGAGGTGGATGGACACTCGGCAGTGGAAGTAAGTGAAAATGCATgtgatttcatataaataaaccttttttctgttttggatATTATGCACAGAAGGAGtgaggtaataaaaaaatattttattagtaacttttgttccttttttctttaaagggatGCAAACATATTACTTTCAATGCTGGTCTATGGCCGAAGAGTTGGATGCAGTTGTAATATCAATTGAGTAAGCAATTCtctactgtataattttattgctACATCCATTTAGAGCTTCAATTGCATTAATTACCAgctgtcatttaaaatataatttgtatgttCAGGTACGGGCTGGCCCCGGAGGCACGTTTCCCAGATCAGTATAACGAAGCCGTTCAGGCCTCAAAACACATCCTGACAGCCGAGGTGTTGGGTCGGTACTCCATAGACCCGAAACGAGTGGCTGTGTCAGGGGACAGCGCCGGTGCCAATCTGGCCGCTGCTGTGGCGCAACAGGTGTGAGAAATAACTGCAAATTAATTTCACTATATTTGCTGAATGTCACATACTGTCAAATTATGTTTCCTACTTATTTTGaggtgctgattccaaaaatagtgcctGTTTTGGTCTAGCACGTCAAACTGTCttacaaaatatgatttgttttatagcattttatgtttCAACAGCCATCTGTAAGGTGAAGATTCCAAAATCTTTTTTGTTCAGTTCTCAGATGATTTAATTCTGATTCAATTCTGGTCTTAATTCTGATTTCAAGGTAGGAATTATGCCCTGTGACAGAAGAAAAGGCAAAGATGACTGTGTAGaaagtttactatatatttatatatagcagGGGTGGCCAAACCCGGTCATGGAGGGCTGCTGGCCTGCATAGTTTgactccaaccccaattaaacacattCGAACCAGCTAATTAAGCTCTTACAAAGCTTACTAGAAACTTCCCGGCAGGTGTGCTGAGGcaagttgaagctaaactctgcaggacattgacCCTCCAAGACtgagtttgggaacccctgctatacagtttgtgtgtgtgtgtgtgtgtgtgtatataagtttGTGAAgaaatttacataaatttttaaaatatatttatagtttgtgtttatgtaaatttctTCAACATtgaatggatatatatatagtaaatagtattgatatagtatatataatagtagtgatatagtgtatataattttcagttttatttggcaaaaaaaaaaaaagctttatgtgATGATATTTTATCTTAGGCGTCATCAAATTAGGTAatattaggcctttttttttttttgcaaatcagcagattttttttcaagGTGCAGGCTGTGTTTTCATTACTaaggaaaaagaagagaaaatcacattttctgtctctcttctcaCAGATGGCTTTGGACAATAGTGCTCCTATTAAGTTTAAAATTCAGGCCCTTCTTTACCCTGCACTTCAAGCCTTGGACTTCAACACCCCCTCGTACCAGCAGAGCGGTCACATTCCCATCCTGCACCGTCCGCTCATGGCTCGCTTTTGGCTGGAGTACCTAAACGGGGATCCAAGACTAGTTGCGTCTTTGCTGGCAAACAACCATTCAACTCCAACTCCAAGCCAGGAGATAGCAGCGGCCAAAGCCAAGACCGACTGGACCAAGCTTCTTCCGGTGGCCTTCCAGAAGAGCTATAAACCCGTGTTTCCGCTTCAAGGTGACCCAAAGCTGCTGGAGAAGCTGCCAGGTCTGCTGGATGTGAGAGCGGCGCCTCTACTAGCTGAAACAAAAGTGCTGAAGGCCGTGCCGCCCGCTTACATCATGACCTGTGAGCATGACGTGCTGAGAGACGACGGACTCATGTACGCCACACGACTGGAGGAGGCCGGAGTGGACGTCACTGTTGATCACTTTGAAGATGGTTTCCATGGATGCCTCAGTTTCGCTTTTGGACCCTTTCGGTTTTCCGTAGGGTTTCGAAGTTTTAGGAGCTACACCCACTGGTTGAAGGAGAACCTCTAGCAGAGCcagagggttttttttgttgttgttattttaaatatattttgatttcaaacattCACTAATGGTTTTTAGACTTAAAATACTGTGCAACATGTCAATGCAATAGATTATGAAAAGCACACTGATCAAGcccaaaactattaaaactatgtTTCAGTAACAATACACAATTGTTTTAGTAGCAGTGGGTTTATAGTGCATGTAAGGCCACATAATGCAGGATAATCCAGATTATACAAAGGGGTTTTTAAATGTGAACACACTGATATTAATTCTTAAGTGTCATGGAAATGATtttatgttgttaatattttatgtgatGAAGATTATAAAAATCTGCAGAGTGTGACAGAAAACAAATAgtcaatttttattaaaaatataaaataaaaataaaaaatgaaaatgaagatatataatttataaaagtattaaaaatgacCAGTTAGAATGTAATTTTTCTATTAATCTGCAGAGTGACCAAAAATAGACAAtgtctattgaaaaaaaaaatagtattaagaATGTCCACATAGACAGTAATTGttctataaatatacaaatacatatatatatatatatatataaataacaagtGTCAAAGCAAGCCCATACAAAAAATTGAAACAagttaaaaacaagtaaaacaagaCACTAGTTTTCAAGACGCAGTAGTTCTCATATTTCTCAGTTAATGAGCATATGGGAAGACAAGACAGTTCATGTCTTTCACACTcaaggtttacatttttatttacgtGCACAAGCATGCAATTGTGCTCTCTGCCCTAGTTTTGTGCAGCTGCATCTAGGCATGACGTCTGCACAGATGCGCATCACCAGGCCTCAAGGAGTAGACTCATTTCTTACTGAGTGATACATTctgaatgcatgcatttatttcctTGGGAAATAAACCATTACTGTATCTCTGATTTTCAGAGCAGAATCTGTGAAACAGCATATGGGaaagtaaatgtttaataatCATACAATTTATTCAACATACAAgtgtgtatttgaaaaaaaaaaaatgtttgtaaaattcaATGACAGgtttaccataaaaaaataatgtgctttgTGCACAAAATGAGTTCAGTTCCACATCCTCAGGCCATACTGTATCTTTGTTTGGGACTGTTTATGCTGCCAGTACATTTCATATTTACACACTTTCATCAAGTTCCACTGTATCATCAGCATGGGTGTAAAATgggttaaatgtaatatttgttgttatattatatatgaatatgtatgaTTTTCCAAAATCATGAATCATGAAAATGAAGAGACGAATCAGAAGTCTTGTCTACTTGTTCATTTTTTAGAAGGGTAAAATAGCGTGACTGaaatttataatgaaaacatttatactgtatattcattcaTTGTTGATCGTGCAAGGTACACAAGCAACCAACAGAGCACGAAGATAATTTCAAACTAAAAGTCTCTGTCTCCATGCCGAATCCAgtagaggaaaaaaaatagtacaacTTTTAACATTACCGTGTcgtttattaaaaattttacaatttccaatttaaagtttatttaaactttacgtttttgtgttatttaacaagATTGAAATCATTTACTAGTAGTTATGTGCACTTAACTGATCTCAAAAAATTGGAGGCAATAAATGTAAAGCCATTTATTAGTGATAAAAATCACTAATAAAAACTGCAATCAAAGGTAAACAATCACTTAAGGTGGACCAAAGgacttttaacataaaataactgCTGTGATTTCATAATTTCTACTATGTGAAATGAAATCAGGTGAAGTGTCATACATGCAGTCACTTTATGAAAACTGACGTTTGTGCTACGGTTCATTTTAGCATAATTAATAATGCGGCCCATTTTGATCGGGACTGTTTTACTGTCAGTAGCAGCTGCTTATTATATTTATCTGCCTCTGCCCAGCACTATATCAGAGCCATGGAAACTCATGTTTTCGGACGGATTGATACGTGGCATGATgaagttggtaagattttgtattAACCCTCTAGGCCTCTTCGTTTAGGGGTCACATTTGGCTGCTTCGCTGTCAAAAGTGACCGAAgccttgaaatgtaactttttttttttttcagaaaaatcagTGTATTTATTCAATTagagttaatatatttttatttatttaattatttgtttattatttttcaataatgcatccttttattttaaaacagtgaaaacatttaaaatccatttttttaagtGAGAATTGTGCCATCTGgtggcataaaaaaataaaaaacttgtgtAATGTCACGTGAACTCCTGTATAGTTCcctatatacatacagtacagtatatacagaGGCCTTTAGATTCCCATTATTTTAAGacataatttcttcattttattaggttttacttttagatatatatttagacattctaaaagactactttttgtcaaggtttatataTGTTTAGTTAGATAAATATCAGGTTTTGCATTATGATTTCAATCAATCATTGAATATTCTCAAAATTTGCTCTGTAGcagtctttctgtgtgtgtgtgtgtgtgtgtgtgtgtgtgtgtgtgtgagagagagagatagagagagagaatattttgtatttttttttcatttattcattttatttcacatattctAAAGACTTTGCTCTGTTGCAGTCTTACCagttcatttctgtgtgtgtggggggggtatCTATTTTGCACTCTTGATATTTTAGAGCGTCACCCCTTgattgttctgttttgttctgcACAGTGGCTAATTTGTAGTTTGTACCATCAAAAGATTATCTTAGTTTTCGTATTTTTtcgtatttcccattcatttcctacgTAAGGAGCCAAgtatgcctttttttctttttttttctgttttttattttgacccTTTAACATATCCGAATGTCCATGATTTTTTGTGTCTTCACATAGCTAATGTGACAAAAGTCACAAAGTGTCATATCATTCCGATGAAGCCACGATTTTTAAAATTTAGAAATATACATTAAggcccagagggttaaaatacTTACATAGCCTATAAATGCTATTACATTAGCATACATAATTGCACTTAAGTATCACGATTTACGGAGTTGACAGAAAcacaactgttttgtttttctctcagagTTTTTTAGCTCATGATCTTGGACTGACATCACCATTTGGGTTGGCAAAATACTATTCGGCTTGGGCGGATGCAAAAAGTATCGAGTCCAGCCCAAGCGTCCGAGTCACAGAAGCGTCTTTTGGAGGAGTGGGAGCGCTAGTGTTTGAGTCAACTGTTGCAGGGCAGGAGCAGATCTTTACAAGGGGCGTGGTCTATTTCCATGGAGGAGGATGGACACTCGGCAGTACAAGTACATCATAGTTTATTGtcttatatatttaattgcatgttGTAGACACTGGTCGAGAGAAATAAATTTGCTCAGCAGTCTCGATGCGCCCTCGCGTGGTCGAGCAAGGAAACACTTCTCAGATATTACTGAACCTTTTCGTGACACTTTTAGTGATATTATCTATGGTTAAACCTCTTCAGTTGCTCTCTCTGTTTTTATAGAGATGGAACCATATTTCCTTCAGTGCATGACTATGGCTGAGGAGCTGAAAGCAGTCGTAATATCTGTTGAGTAAGCAAATTCCTGGGTCTTGCGTAGGTCTTTGTATTATTAAAGGAGCTATTTACCTGGTTTCTGTTGTATATCTTGTTTGAATTGTATGTTCAGGTACAGGCTGGCACCGGATGCACGTTTTCCAGATCAGTATAATGATGTTTTTCAGGCCTCAAAACACATCCTGACAGCCGAGGTGTTGGGTCGGTACTCTATAGACCCGAAGAGAGTGGCTGTGTCAGGGGACAGCGCAGGAGGAAACCTGGCCGCCGCTGTGGCACAACAGGTGTGACAAATCCACGCATCAAATTGTCTTCATTACAAATAAAGGTTTCCTATTAAGGCAAGACATCACAGGTGAATAGTGTAAAGGTTGtaactaataaatataacaatacttCCCCAGTTGGTTATTGAAAAAGTACATTAAGACAGTTGTTTTGCATTTCaagttttttgaaatgttatgcttaaatatgcaaatgatgatTGATCTAATTAAAcatgcactcatttgcatacatttcaagAACTGAAACTTGAACATTGCATAAAGGAAGGTTCAAAATTGTTTAATTCTGTTGACATTTCAGAGTTAGCAGTTTTTTTTAAGGGATTTTGGATATCTATTTGTATCAAGTTAACAAACcgctctgtaaaaaccttcaccatataaataggaataaaactggtgtatgtaagtgcaaCTGAAATGGAGATTTCTGACTCGCCACAGGAGGGaaaatcattttgagaaaaaaagcctTTTGTCTAGGCAATTGAAAcactaaaatgtgtattttggatgttttcttatCAGAAATCTGAAAGAAGACAGattatgaaagcaaaatagcCAAAAATTTCAAGATGTGTCAGTACGCTTAATAATTTTACACTTCATCATGATGTCATCATCATGATCATAAATGAGGAAATCATtcaaaattgttacattttaattaactataattaatgtttcatatatgtttattatatatatacatatatatatatatatagttacactttattttaaggtgtccttgttacactaATTATACatactaatattaattaacaacatgttcttactatatggttagggttagaattagggtttgtcttagggatacttgcatgtaattatgcataattcattgttattataatagtaagtacatgtaataaagtgttaccatatatgtgaatgacaaaaactgaacagaatacaaaataacaacaaacacctaaatattgttaaatatgttttgtttactaGTGTGCCTTAGTATGTTATTAAAGGTATTCATTGTAAAAGATTGCTAATAATCACATTTCTTTGTCTCTGATCTCATAGGTGGCTTTAGACAGTAGCATTCctattaaatttaaagttcagGCCCTGGTCTACCCCGTGCTTCAGGCCCTGGACTTTAACACCCCCTCGTACCAGCAGAACACCAACATGCCCATCCTAGACAGACCAATGGTGCTCCGCTTTTGGCTGGAATACCTCAACGGCGAGCAGAAACTTGTTCCTGCTTTGCTGGCAAACAACCACACGGCTCTGGATCAGGGTCAGGAGATAGCAGCGGCCAAAGCCAAGACCGACTGGACCAAGCTTCTTCCGGTGGCCTTCCAGAAGAGCTATAAACCTGTGTTTCCACTTCAAGGTGACCCAAAGCTGCTGGAGAAGCTGCCAGGTCTGCTGGATGTGAGAGCGGCACCTCTACTAGCTGAAACAAAAGTGCTGAAGGCCGTGCCGCCCGCTTACATCATGACCTGTGAGCATGACGTGCTGAGAGACGACGGACTCATGTACGCCACACGACTGGAGGAGGCCGGAGTGGACGTCACTGTTGATCACTTTGAAGATGGTTTCCATGGATGCCTCAGTTTCGCTTTTGGACCCTTTGCGTTTTCTGTTGGAAGACGAAGTCTTGGGAACTACATCCACTGGCTGAAGGAGAACCTCTAAagactcatatatatatatatactctatgttaaatatgttttaattttaaattagattattaaatttaACATGCAGTCCAATATGAAAATGCTTCAAAGTTATTGCTACAAAATCTGAACAAGCATGCTGTTTTAATACAGggaatttattataaatttgtatttaatgtcaAATGATTTATGCAGTGCAATTGGAATTTATTAACAGATATAAAATGAACTCTAAAGTTCATGTGCATAAAAACTTTAAATGCACaagatattatataaatgtttggTTTGTTAGCTTTCTTAAGTTTACACACTTTCTTCaattaaacactgaaattagTTGATCTGCATATAAAcatacttaaattacatttttgggttataatatacaaaaacagtcaccaaaaagaaagaaaaatgaataatagtaattaatcaaaaaaattataGGATGGATGGGGaaattagtaatatatattatttttggcaTGACGGAGCTTTTAGGGACAGATATCATTTAAGATGGATAGCAAAGttcataaaaatatgtttatgccATAAAATCTTTTCTCAAAGCGTATCATTATGTTTACATATAACTTACGTCTGTTAAAATACAACACTGCTGGGAAAAAGTTCAAACTTTTGTCTGGGAATTGCAACTTCTTTGGCAGTTTCTTTGCTGCTGGCAGTCAGCAGTTTTAACAAAAGGGAATTTCCTAAAAACCTAGCGGAGTGGTGGTTTAATGAAACACGAGCTGGAAGGGAGTATTTAAGGGAAGCTATCTGTCACTGTTAGTGCATGGGAAACGCCGGGGGAGCAGATAAGTGCGGTGGAATGCGCCTCTTGCTGTTTTTCTCACCTGTGAGACACTCGCTATTATTGCatctttgctttttattttctaattggGAGTGTAGGGACAATAATACATTTCTCTTGTTTTACAGACACTACTCTAAATTCTCAGGGAAAAGCATAAAAACAGGATCTGATTTTTAAAGGGATCTATGTAACACACCCACATTTATGTCCTCTTTTCTAGCTCTTATTGTTTTGTAACCACTCTGCATGCCAGTTTCCAAAATGATACTACTATCTTCTTTCAGGTATGATGAGTATGCGAGGCAGTGAAGGCTGTAATCATGTTTCTTTTGATGCTGTGTTAAAATATTGCAATTGTTTGGGAACCGTCTTAATTATGTGATTTCTTGGCTACAAAATAAACCACTGACAATGACTGGCTTTTGTGAAAGATGTCACTGTTCTCCAGCACTGAGAGatcataaaaatcacaaaactgtaaTATCTTGATGTCACAAACAGAGTTTTTCCAGCAAACATCAGGGATTTTTAATAGGAACAATATGAACATTTCTTACTAATTATGTCATAGACCAGCTGTACTA
Proteins encoded in this window:
- the LOC122142245 gene encoding neutral cholesterol ester hydrolase 1, encoding MMRSILIVAILLSIAAAYYIYLPLPSTISEPWKLMFMDSILRGVMHVSFLAHNLGLSRPFDIAKYAASWDEIKGPQSSPAIRVTETSFGGVQAQVFESTAADQEPRLKRGVVYFHGGGWTLGSGRMQTYYFQCWSMAEELDAVVISIEYGLAPEARFPDQYNEAVQASKHILTAEVLGRYSIDPKRVAVSGDSAGANLAAAVAQQMALDNSAPIKFKIQALLYPALQALDFNTPSYQQSGHIPILHRPLMARFWLEYLNGDPRLVASLLANNHSTPTPSQEIAAAKAKTDWTKLLPVAFQKSYKPVFPLQGDPKLLEKLPGLLDVRAAPLLAETKVLKAVPPAYIMTCEHDVLRDDGLMYATRLEEAGVDVTVDHFEDGFHGCLSFAFGPFRFSVGFRSFRSYTHWLKENL
- the LOC122142238 gene encoding neutral cholesterol ester hydrolase 1-like, with amino-acid sequence MRPILIGTVLLSVAAAYYIYLPLPSTISEPWKLMFSDGLIRGMMKLSFLAHDLGLTSPFGLAKYYSAWADAKSIESSPSVRVTEASFGGVGALVFESTVAGQEQIFTRGVVYFHGGGWTLGSTKMEPYFLQCMTMAEELKAVVISVEYRLAPDARFPDQYNDVFQASKHILTAEVLGRYSIDPKRVAVSGDSAGGNLAAAVAQQVALDSSIPIKFKVQALVYPVLQALDFNTPSYQQNTNMPILDRPMVLRFWLEYLNGEQKLVPALLANNHTALDQGQEIAAAKAKTDWTKLLPVAFQKSYKPVFPLQGDPKLLEKLPGLLDVRAAPLLAETKVLKAVPPAYIMTCEHDVLRDDGLMYATRLEEAGVDVTVDHFEDGFHGCLSFAFGPFAFSVGRRSLGNYIHWLKENL